A window of Perognathus longimembris pacificus isolate PPM17 chromosome 6, ASM2315922v1, whole genome shotgun sequence contains these coding sequences:
- the Arfrp1 gene encoding ADP-ribosylation factor-related protein 1 isoform X1, with protein sequence MYTLLSGLYKYMFQKDEYCILILGLDNAGKTTFLEQSKTRFNKNYKGMSLSKITTTVGLNIGTVDVGKARLMFWDLGGQEELQSLWDKYYAECHGVIYVIDSTDEERLSESKQAFEKVVSSEALDGVPLLVLANKQDVETCLSIPDIKTAFSDCTCKIGRRDCLTQACSALTGKGVREGIEWIVKCVVRNVHRPPRQRDIT encoded by the exons ATGTACACACTGCTGTCGGGGCTGTACAAGTACATGTTCCAGAAGGATGAGTACTGCATCCTGATCTTGGGCCTGGACAATGCCGGGAAGACG acCTTCTTGGAGCAGTCAAAAACCCGGTTTAACAAGAACTACAAGGGGATGAGTCtctccaaaatcaccaccaccgtGGGTCTAAACA tTGGCACTGTGGATGTGGGAAAAGCTCGCCTTATGTTCTGGGATTTAGGGGGACAGGAAGAGCTGCAGTCTTTGTGGGACAAG TACTATGCAGAGTGCCATGGTGTCATCTACGTCATCGACTCCACTGATGAGGAGAGACTCTCTGAGTCCAAGCAGGCCTTTG AGAAGGTGGTTTCGAGTGAGGCGCTGGACGGTGTCCCCCTCCTGGTTCTGGCCAACAAGCAGGATGTGGAG acTTGCCTCTCCATACCTGACATCAAGACTGCCTTCAGTGACTGTACCTGCAAGATTGGCCGGAGAGACTGCCTGACCCAGGCCTGCTCCGCCCTCACAGG CAAAGGAGTGCGTGAGGGCATCGAGTGGATTGTGAAGTGCGTCGTGCGGAACGTGCACCGGCCGCCGCGGCAGAGGGACATCACGTAG
- the Arfrp1 gene encoding ADP-ribosylation factor-related protein 1 isoform X2 — MYTLLSGLYKYMFQKDEYCILILGLDNAGKTTFLEQSKTRFNKNYKGMSLSKITTTVGLNIGTVDVGKARLMFWDLGGQEELQSLWDKYYAECHGVIYVIDSTDEERLSESKQAFEKVVSSEALDGVPLLVLANKQDVETCLSIPDIKTAFSDCTCKIGRRDCLTQACSALTGSA, encoded by the exons ATGTACACACTGCTGTCGGGGCTGTACAAGTACATGTTCCAGAAGGATGAGTACTGCATCCTGATCTTGGGCCTGGACAATGCCGGGAAGACG acCTTCTTGGAGCAGTCAAAAACCCGGTTTAACAAGAACTACAAGGGGATGAGTCtctccaaaatcaccaccaccgtGGGTCTAAACA tTGGCACTGTGGATGTGGGAAAAGCTCGCCTTATGTTCTGGGATTTAGGGGGACAGGAAGAGCTGCAGTCTTTGTGGGACAAG TACTATGCAGAGTGCCATGGTGTCATCTACGTCATCGACTCCACTGATGAGGAGAGACTCTCTGAGTCCAAGCAGGCCTTTG AGAAGGTGGTTTCGAGTGAGGCGCTGGACGGTGTCCCCCTCCTGGTTCTGGCCAACAAGCAGGATGTGGAG acTTGCCTCTCCATACCTGACATCAAGACTGCCTTCAGTGACTGTACCTGCAAGATTGGCCGGAGAGACTGCCTGACCCAGGCCTGCTCCGCCCTCACAGG GAGTGCGTGA